Sequence from the Exiguobacterium aurantiacum genome:
TTGATGAGCCACGCGCCGGACGAAGGGTTGCGTCGCATCTTGGACGACGCGACGACAGGAGACGCGTTGTTCGCCTTCACGGACAGTGAAGGTGTCGTCCATGAAGGCTATGCCGTGCCATCCAAGCATCAAGCACGCGTCATCATGCTCGGGGCCAGCATTCCGGCCATCTATATCGCCGATGGGCATCACCGGGCCAAAGCCGCAGCCGTCGTCGCCCGGAGCCCGATTCATGAAGGGGAATCGAAACAAGAGCGGGACCACTTCCTCGGCGTCTTGTTCCCGAGCGATGAGCTGACGATTTTGCCGTATCATCGGATCTTGAATCAAGTGGACACAGAAGAAGTGATGGTGTTGCTCGAAAGTCTGGATTTATCGTATGACCTCGAGTCGGTCCCTGCCTTGTATGTCCCGAACGAGCGGGGCACGTTCGGTTTGTCTTACCGGGGCGAGCATTTCATGCTCAAAAAACGGCAGACGACGACGGCGCTCGACGTCGCGACGCTGCAACGGGATGTGCTCGAACCGTATTTTCACGTCACGGACGTTCGCACCGATCACCGAATCGATTTCATCGGCGGCAAGGACGCACCGAAACGTCTCGCCGACTTGGCTGAACGTGATGACGTCGTCGTGTTGACGTGCCACGCCACGGCGATGGAGGAGCTGATGCGCGTCGCCGATGAGACTGGGCAAATGCCACCTAAATCGACGTGGTTTGAACCGAAATTGAAAAGTGGTCTGTTCATTCATCGGTTCGATTGAACGTGCAGAGTGGCGTGACGGCGTAAAAAACGTTATAAATGGAAGAGAAGAAAGGGGTGGCCGCCATGGCTAAAGCCGTATATCTTCACATTCCATTTTGTGAACATATTTGTTATTACTGCGATTTCAACAAGGTGTTCTTAAAGAACCAACCGGTTGATGACTATTTAGATGCTCTTGAACGAGAGATCAAACTCTCGCTCGAACAATACCCGACCGATACGATCGAGACGATCTTTATCGGCGGTGGGACACCGACCGCGCTCAACGAGGCGCAGATGAAACGTCTCATGGACATGGTCGAACGTCACCTGCTCCCGCTCGCGTCACCGAATCTCGAATACTCGGTCGAGGCGAACCCGAACTTCGTCAGCGCGGAAAAACTCGATACGATGAAACAAGGCGGCGTCAACCGCGTCAGTTTCGGCGTTCAGACGTTCGATGACGGCGGACTCGAGCGCATCGGCCGGACACACCGGGCTGATGACGTGTTCGCGACCGTGACGGAGGCTGCGAAGCGATTCGACAACATCTCGATCGACTTGATGTTCGGCTTGCCGGAACAGACGCTCGAACAAATCGAGCGCGACCTCGACTTGGCGTTCAAGCTTCCGATTCAACACGTGTCTTCCTATTCATTGATTCTCGAGCCGCACACCGTGTTCGCGATTCAAGAACGAAAAGGAAAGTTGCGCCTCCCGGGCGAGGACATTGAGGTCGCCATGTATTTGAAAGTGATGGAGACGCTCGAACGTCGCGGTTTGAAGCAGTACGAGATTTCGAACTATAGTCTCGAAGGGCGCGAGAGCCGTCACAACCAAGTGTACTGGCGCAACGAAGAGTACTATGGTTTCGGTGCCGGGGCGCACAGTTATTTGAACGGGGAACGCCGGGCGAACATCGCCCCGATTCCGCACTATATCAAGGCGGAAGGGTTACCGGTTCGCAATACGACGACGCTCGAGACGTTCGAGAAGATGGAAGAAGAGTTGTTCCTTGGACTCCGGATGCGTCAAGGCGTGTCGTTTGCGACGTTCGAGTCGAAGTATGGTGTGTCAATGCGTTCGGTGTTCGGGCACGTCTTGTCGGAGCTCGAGGCGAAACGGTTGATCGAGACGACGGAGACACACGTCCGCTTGACCGAGTCGGGGCTCCCGCTCGCCAACGAGGCGTTTGCCGCTTTCATCGGCGAGGCACGAGTGAGCGACTCACCTGAACAGGCATCGATGTCATAAAAAACAAGGGCGAACCCGGATTGGGTTCGCCCTTGTGTTGGTCATAAGACAAGATCGCGGTAAATCGGCATCAGCCGGCTGAACGTGTCCTCGACGAGCGCCAGGAACGCGGCTTCGTTTTGGAGGATCGACGCATCGGCCGGAAGTTGACGGCCAATCAAGAAGTCCGCTTTCTTCACGGTCGCGAATCGGTCCGTGATCGTCTCGATTGATTCGTTCGACGTGTCCTCGATGAGGAACGCGTCTTTTTTCATATGGTCCCCGGCGACATGGAAGTCGGGGAACTCTGATTTGAAGTCGATCGTCATGAGTCGTTTGCCGATTGCTTCTTTGTTCGGCATCTCATAGATGAAGGCGAGCCAGACGAAGACGCGGTCATCAAACAGGCCGACTTGGAAATGGGGATGTTTCTTATAGCCACGCTTATCATGGCAGATGGCCATCCACGTGTCTTTCGGTGGATTGACCGTGCGACGGGCATGTTTGGCGACATGCAAGTAGAGCGGGACTCCGACATCGGCCTCAAGTTGAGGGCCGACCTCGTCATAGATTCGATGGAATAGCGGTTGAATCTCAGAGCGGATCCCTGCCATCCGGGCATCGAGTCCGTCTTGTGCGAATACGTTAAATTGTTGTGTTGTAAACATCAAATCACCTCAATTCGTATCATACCGAAACTTGAAGAGACATGCATACTCGAAGGCTCCAAAGGACGGGAAAAAATGAGACGAATGAATTGACAAATATGGAGAACGTGATAATATTTGAAGTGTGATTAGCACTCAGTAAATATGAGTGCTAATAAAGCGAGGCCAATCCTTCAGAGAGGAGTGACGTTGTGCTGACAGAGAGACAATTGCTCATTTTACGAGCCATCATTGATGATTATATTCAAACGGCCCAACCCGTCGGTTCACGGACATTATCGAAGCGGGATGACTTGTCATTCAGTTCGGCGACGATCCGGAACGATATGGCCGATTTAGAAGATTTGGGTCTGATTGAGAAGCCGCATACGTCGGCCGGACGCATCCCGTCCGAAATCGGCTATCGGTATTATGTCGACCATCTCGTCGAAACGAAAATCATCGACGAGCGGGAGACGTATCGCCTCGGCGAGCGCCTGCGTGCCTCGGCCCAAGAGTCGGAAGTGCTCATCCGTCAAGCAGCCGACCTACTCTCTGACCTGACCAATTATACGACAGTGGCACTCGGTCCAAACAGCCAGATGAATCGGCTGGCCCGAATCGATTTGATGCCGCTCGACGAACGGCGCGGCGTCGTCTTGATCGTGACCGACCAAGGCCACGTCGAACATCGGACGGTCATATTCGATTCTCCGATGGCGCCGGACCTGGTCGAACAGACGATTCGGTTCTTGAATGATCGTCTGAAAGGAACTCCACTCGGTCAGCTGAAGTTCCGGATCGGAGAAGAAGTGTCCAAGCTTCGACTCGCGCATCAGGAACAATTCGAGTTCATGATGCAACTCATTCAATCGACCGTCGGGGTCCAACATCCTGCTTCGCTTTATCTAGGCGGGAAGAAGAACATCTTCAACCAACCTGAGTTTCAGACGCTCGATACGCTGCGTCCGTTCCTTGAATGGATCGATGAGCAGGAGCGGTTGACCGACTGGCTCGAATCGTTGCCAAACCGCGAGATTTATGTGAGCATTGGAAGCGAGAATGGCATCGTCGCGCTTCAAAATTGTAGCGTCATCACGTCTGACTATACGCTCGACGGTCAGACGTTCGGCACGATCGCGATGATCGGACCGACCCGGATGGATTATCGACACGGGGTTCAGATGATGGGACAAATCATTGAGGCGCTCAGGCGAACGAAATTAGAAGAGTGATGGAAAGGAGCCTCATTATGACAACTGACAAACAAAATGGGCCAGAGCCAGAAGAAGTGCTCGAAGAAAAAGATTTTGATCCGAAACAGACAGAGACGGTAGAAGCTGAAGAGGTTTCAAATGTTGAGTTTGTGGAAGAAACTTCTGAGGGGACGGATTTACAAAAAGAGATCGATGCGCTCAAAGCGAGCGAACTCCGTATTCGTGCGGATTTTGACAACTTCCGACGCCGGACGAACGAAGAGAACGCAAAACGCGTGAAATTCGCTTCACAGACGGTCGTCGAGAAATTGATCCCGCTCATCGACAACTTTGAGCGTGCGCTCCAAGTCGAAGCGAATTCGGACGACGCCAAGCAGATTCAAGCCGGCGTCGACATGATTCACCGCCAGTTGCTCGACGTCTTGAACGGTGAGAACGTCGAAGCGATCGAAGCGGTCGGACAGCCGTTTGACCCGAACTATCATCAAGCGGTCATGCAAGAGCCGAGCGATGAGTTCGAATCGGGCATCGTCACGATGGAGCTTCAAAAAGGGTACACAATGCACGGGCGCGTCATTCGTCCGAGCATGGTAAAAGTCTCAGAATAACATTACTTAATTAGATGGAGGAATAGACAATGGGTAAAATTATCGGAATTGACTTAGGAACAACGAACTCATGTGTGGCAGTGATGGAAGGTGGCGAAGCGGTCGTCATCTCGAACGCGGAAGGGAACCGTACGACACCATCTGTCGTCGCTTTCAAAGGGGAAGAGCGTCAAGTCGGTGAAGTCGCAAAACGTCAGGCGATCACGAACCCGAACACGATCCAATCAATCAAGCGTCACATGGGTACGGCCCATACAGTTGAAGTCGACGGCAAGAAGTTCACGCCGCAAGAAATCTCGGCGATCATTTTGCAGAAATTGAAAAAAGATGCGGAAGACTACCTCGGTGAGTCAGTAACAGAAGCGGTCATCACTGTTCCTGCCTACTTCAACGATGCGGAGCGTCAAGCGACGAAAGACGCAGGGAAAATCGCTGGTCTCGACGTCAAGCGAATCATCAACGAGCCGACAGCGGCGGCACTCGCTTACGGTCTCGACAAAGGTGAAGACCACACGATCTTGATCTATGACCTTGGTGGCGGTACGTTCGACGTATCAATCCTCGAACTTGGCGACGGCGTCTTCGAAGTTGTCGCGACGGCAGGGGACAACCGTCTCGGCGGAGACGACTTTGACCAAAAAGTGATCGACTACCTCGTATCTGAATTCAAAAAAGAGAACGGCATCGACCTCGCACAAGACAAGATGGCGCTCCAACGTTTAAAAGATGCAGCTGAAAAAGCGAAGAAAGATCTCTCAGGCGTGACAAGCGCACACATCAGCCTTCCGTTCATCACGGCCGGAGCTGCTGGTCCGCTTCACCTTGAAACGACACTCACGCGTGCAAAATTCGATGAATTGACAGCCGATCTCGTCGAACGCACGATGGAACCGACACGTCGCGCGTTGAAAGACTCTGGTCTTACACCATCTGACCTTGACAAGATCATCCTTGTCGGTGGTTCGACACGTATCCCAGCTGTCCAAAAAGCGATTCACGACTTCACGAAAAAAGAGCCGTTCAAAGGTGTCAACCCGGATGAAGTTGTTGCCCTCGGTGCAGCGATCCAAGGTGGCGTCCTCGCTGGTGACGTCAAAGACGTCGTCCTCCTCGACGTGACCCCGCTCTCACTCGGTATCGAGACGATGGGTGGCGTGATGACGAAGTTGATCGACCGTAACACGACGATCCCGACATCGAAATCACAAGTCTTCTCGACGGCAGCTGACAACCAGCCGGCCGTAGATATCCACGTCCTCCAAGGGGAACGTCCAATGGCGCCGGACAACAAGACGCTCGGCCGCTTCCAATTGACGGACATCCCACCGGCACCACGCGGTGTGCCGCAAATCGAAGTCAAGTTCGACATCGATGCGAACGGAATCGTTCACGTATCGGCGAAAGACCTCGGTACGAACAAAGAGCAGTCGATCACGATCCAATCGTCTTCAGGTATCGATGAGGCTGAAATCGACCGCATGGTAAAAGAAGCGGAAGCGAACGCGGAAGCGGACAAACAACGTAAAGAAGAAGCCGAGCTCCGCAACGAGACGGACCAACTCGTCTTCGCGACAGAT
This genomic interval carries:
- a CDS encoding DUF1015 domain-containing protein; amino-acid sequence: MVVFKPFAPYMPTHPENVAADPYDIVSVEQAREDVERRPDSFLAVDKPELFTADMPLETWGRRARHELERLYESELTERTHGFYVYRLTDQGRVQTGLVATFSVTDYESGRIKIHEHTRAAKERERVEHVSATKAHTGPILMSHAPDEGLRRILDDATTGDALFAFTDSEGVVHEGYAVPSKHQARVIMLGASIPAIYIADGHHRAKAAAVVARSPIHEGESKQERDHFLGVLFPSDELTILPYHRILNQVDTEEVMVLLESLDLSYDLESVPALYVPNERGTFGLSYRGEHFMLKKRQTTTALDVATLQRDVLEPYFHVTDVRTDHRIDFIGGKDAPKRLADLAERDDVVVLTCHATAMEELMRVADETGQMPPKSTWFEPKLKSGLFIHRFD
- the hemW gene encoding radical SAM family heme chaperone HemW; this translates as MAKAVYLHIPFCEHICYYCDFNKVFLKNQPVDDYLDALEREIKLSLEQYPTDTIETIFIGGGTPTALNEAQMKRLMDMVERHLLPLASPNLEYSVEANPNFVSAEKLDTMKQGGVNRVSFGVQTFDDGGLERIGRTHRADDVFATVTEAAKRFDNISIDLMFGLPEQTLEQIERDLDLAFKLPIQHVSSYSLILEPHTVFAIQERKGKLRLPGEDIEVAMYLKVMETLERRGLKQYEISNYSLEGRESRHNQVYWRNEEYYGFGAGAHSYLNGERRANIAPIPHYIKAEGLPVRNTTTLETFEKMEEELFLGLRMRQGVSFATFESKYGVSMRSVFGHVLSELEAKRLIETTETHVRLTESGLPLANEAFAAFIGEARVSDSPEQASMS
- a CDS encoding DUF1054 domain-containing protein, whose translation is MFTTQQFNVFAQDGLDARMAGIRSEIQPLFHRIYDEVGPQLEADVGVPLYLHVAKHARRTVNPPKDTWMAICHDKRGYKKHPHFQVGLFDDRVFVWLAFIYEMPNKEAIGKRLMTIDFKSEFPDFHVAGDHMKKDAFLIEDTSNESIETITDRFATVKKADFLIGRQLPADASILQNEAAFLALVEDTFSRLMPIYRDLVL
- the hrcA gene encoding heat-inducible transcriptional repressor HrcA, whose translation is MLTERQLLILRAIIDDYIQTAQPVGSRTLSKRDDLSFSSATIRNDMADLEDLGLIEKPHTSAGRIPSEIGYRYYVDHLVETKIIDERETYRLGERLRASAQESEVLIRQAADLLSDLTNYTTVALGPNSQMNRLARIDLMPLDERRGVVLIVTDQGHVEHRTVIFDSPMAPDLVEQTIRFLNDRLKGTPLGQLKFRIGEEVSKLRLAHQEQFEFMMQLIQSTVGVQHPASLYLGGKKNIFNQPEFQTLDTLRPFLEWIDEQERLTDWLESLPNREIYVSIGSENGIVALQNCSVITSDYTLDGQTFGTIAMIGPTRMDYRHGVQMMGQIIEALRRTKLEE
- the grpE gene encoding nucleotide exchange factor GrpE, which encodes MTTDKQNGPEPEEVLEEKDFDPKQTETVEAEEVSNVEFVEETSEGTDLQKEIDALKASELRIRADFDNFRRRTNEENAKRVKFASQTVVEKLIPLIDNFERALQVEANSDDAKQIQAGVDMIHRQLLDVLNGENVEAIEAVGQPFDPNYHQAVMQEPSDEFESGIVTMELQKGYTMHGRVIRPSMVKVSE
- the dnaK gene encoding molecular chaperone DnaK, producing the protein MGKIIGIDLGTTNSCVAVMEGGEAVVISNAEGNRTTPSVVAFKGEERQVGEVAKRQAITNPNTIQSIKRHMGTAHTVEVDGKKFTPQEISAIILQKLKKDAEDYLGESVTEAVITVPAYFNDAERQATKDAGKIAGLDVKRIINEPTAAALAYGLDKGEDHTILIYDLGGGTFDVSILELGDGVFEVVATAGDNRLGGDDFDQKVIDYLVSEFKKENGIDLAQDKMALQRLKDAAEKAKKDLSGVTSAHISLPFITAGAAGPLHLETTLTRAKFDELTADLVERTMEPTRRALKDSGLTPSDLDKIILVGGSTRIPAVQKAIHDFTKKEPFKGVNPDEVVALGAAIQGGVLAGDVKDVVLLDVTPLSLGIETMGGVMTKLIDRNTTIPTSKSQVFSTAADNQPAVDIHVLQGERPMAPDNKTLGRFQLTDIPPAPRGVPQIEVKFDIDANGIVHVSAKDLGTNKEQSITIQSSSGIDEAEIDRMVKEAEANAEADKQRKEEAELRNETDQLVFATDKAIKDLGDKVDAADKERAEAAKEKAKSGLEGTDLEAIRTAKDELSNVVQELTQKVYANMAEEQGAEGAETQTEAKDDNVVDAEFEDLDDRK